The stretch of DNA GACCCACTAAAAACGAAATAGCCGCGACGTGTCGCTTGACAGCGGCGATAGCGTCGTTTTACTATCCGATCACTCTATCTATCGATAGATAGTTAAACTTCTTAGGACTATCATGACCACGAAATCCACAACTTCATCCCGCCGCACTTTGCTTGGCACCCTGGCCGGCATGGCCGCTGTCACTGGCTTGGCAGCTGCTGTCAAACCAGCCGAAGCAGCAGCCCCTGCCAAAGCGGCAGTCACATCGCGCCTGACTTCCAACACGCTGACTTTAAACGACGGCACAACCCTGTACTACAAGGACTGGGGGAGCGGCCCAGCAGTGGTATTTAGCCACGGCTATCCACTGTCGGCGGACGCATGGGAATATCAAATGTTGTTCCTGATGCAGCAGGGCTTCCGCGTGATCGCCTTCGACCGCCGGGGCTTTGGCCGTTCCAGCCAGCCGGCCAGCGGCTACGACTACGACACCTTTGCCGACGATCTGGCAGCACTGATCAACGCGCTCAACCTGAAGCAGGTCACGCTGGTTGGACACTCGATGGGTGGCGGTGAAGTGGCGCGCTATATCGGCCGTCATGGCGAACAGCGAGTGGCTAAGGTCGCACTGGTGGCAGCCGTGACGCCGTTCCTGTTGCAAACGTCGGATAACCCGACTGGCGCGCCAAAAGCACTGTTCGACACTTTCCGCGCCGCCGTGCAAGCAGACCGTTCGCAATGGAACAAAGACGTGACCATGCCGTATTACAGCTACAACCGTGCTGGTGCCAAAGTGTCGGAAGGCGTGCGTGACGACTACTGGCGTCAGGGCATGAACACTGGCGTGCTGGCAGCGTACCACGCCATCACCGCCTTCTCGGAAACCGACTTCCGCGCCGACCTGAAGAAGATTACCGTACCAACCTTGGTCGTGCACGGCAACGACGACCAGATCGTACCGTTCGAAATCTCTGGCAAGTTATCGGCGCAGTTGGTACGCAACGCCACGTTGAAGGTCTACGAAGGTGGCTCGCACGGCCTGCTGATTACGCAGAAAGACCAGTTGAACAGCGATCTGCTGGCCTTCCTGCGTTCCTGATGTTACAGCCCGCCGACGCTGCTAACGGCGCCCATGATGCTGCTGGCGACTTCGGCGGGATGCGATATCAAGGCCACATGGCTGGCGCCGCTAATGGCACTGACGTGAGCCTTGATCTGCGCGGCCTCTGCCTGTTGGAAGGCACCCGGAATGATGATGTCGGCATCGCCGTACACCCACCAAGATGGCTTGGTCTTCCATGCTGCGGCGGTGACTTTGTCATCCAGTACATGGTTGAAGATCGGACCTTGGACCGAAGTCAACACATTGCGGTCGCCTTCCGCCACATCTGGCGCGAAGCTGGCAGCGAAGGTGGGCGCATCCAGCGTCAGGTAGCCGGCACTGTCGACCACCAGGCCTTTTTGCCAGGCACCGGCAGGGAACGGCTTTGTGATGTCGTTGATCGACTGGCCGTCGCCCGGCGCAAAGGCGGATACGTAGACCAGTGCCGCTACCTTAGCGTCGTTACCAGACTCAGTGATAACGGCGCCGCCGTAGGAGTGGCCAACCAACACCACTTGACCGCTCTGTGCGGCAATGGCACGGCTGACAGTAGCGGCGTCGTCGGCCAGCGATTTGCGCGCCAACTGTACAGCTACAACTTTAAGGCCACGCTGTTGCAGTATCGGGATCACTTTCGACCAGCTGGAGCCATCGGCCCAGGCTCCATGCACCAGAACCACGGTGGTGGGCTTGATTTCAACTGGCGCGGTGGCGGCCACAGCATCGGAGCTACCGCAACCAGATAGCGACACGGCACCAGTTAGCGCCGCCACGGCGAGCGCAATCGCGCCCATGGGTTTCCATATTTGTTTCATGAGGTATTCCTGTAAATGAAAGAAAAGACTGCCGCGGCGATAAGCATGATAAGTAAGGCGTGCCTGACCGGCCATGATGCGGACGCCTTAGTTCATGCCCCATCGTCCGAAATCACCGGCGTGCCGCCGATCGATCCGGACATGCTGTCGCACGTACTGACGCAAGTGCGGCTGCGCGGCGGAGCCGTCTATCGGGCGAAACTTCGCGCACCTTGGGCATTGCGCTTTCCGGCCGGCGCGGCGCATTTCTATTATGTGGAGCAAGGTACAGCGTGGGTCCATTTGGCCGGCCGCACAGCGTTGTCGCTAGAACAAGGCGATCTTCTGATGCTTCCACACCGCCAGGATCATGTATTAAGCGGCGGAGCACTGATGGCGACGGACGATATCGAACTGGTCAGCCGCGCCCACTTCGGTACTAACCGACATGTCTTGCGCGCCGGGAAGGACGGTGCTGTCTGCCGCCTGATCGGTGGGCAGTTTCATTTCGATGGCGATGCGGCGGCAGCCGTACTAGCTGCGCTGCCGCAGGCGTTGCACCTGCCAGGCAATGGTATCGACGCACCGCCTTGGCTGGACGCCATCACCCGTTTCCTGTTGCAAGAAGCGCACGGCGGTGGCCCCGGCTCGGCATTGATGGTGTCCCGGCTGGTTGACCTATTGGTAATACGCATGCTGCGTTGTTGGGCCGAAAGCCAGGTGCGCCTTCCGGGCTGGATTGCCGGCCTGTCGGAGCTGCGCCTTGGCCGCGCTTTGCGCGCCATTCACGCCGAACCGCACCGGCCTTGGACGGTGCAAGCGCTAGCGGCACTGGCAGGCATGTCGCGATCGGCGTTTGCGGAACGCTTCACTGCGGCTGTCGGGCAGGCGCCGTTGCAGTATGCACAGCACTGGAAACTGACGCTGGCGCACGACATGCTGGCGCAAGGAGTGTTGGTCACACAGGCGGCGGGGCGCAGTGGATACGCCTCGGAGGCAGCATTCAGCAGGGCCTTCAAAAGCCATTTCGGCTATTCGCCAAGCACGGTGCGCGGGCAGCGTGCTTGATCAAATCAGACTATTTGAAAGAACACATCATGACTGACACACTCACCATCGACGTGGCCGACGGCAGCTTTAACTGCTATGTGGCGCGCCCCCGCGGCGTAGCTTTGGCTCCGGTGATCATCGTCCTACAGGAAATCTTCGGCGTCAACGCTGGCATCCGTCAGATTGCCGATGAGTATGCGGCGCAAGGTTATATCGCTGTGGCACCGGACCTGTTCTGGCGTGCTGATCCTGGACTAAGCCTGTCCGAGCAGCAACCTGGTGATTGGGCACGCGGCTTTGCGCTGTACAGTGCCTACGACCGCCAGCAGGGCGTGGGCGATATCGCCGCCACCGTGCGCACGGCCCGCACTATCGCTGGAGCATCTGGCAAGGTCGGTGTCACCGGCTACTGCCTCGGTGGCCTGATGACTTACCTGACAGCTGCCCGTACAGATGCCGACGCCTTTGTCGCCTACTACGGTGGCGCCACGGAGGACTACGCACAGGAAGCCGGCAACGTCGGCATGCCCTTGCTATACCACTTGGCCGAGCAAGACGAATACATCGGCACGGAAGCGCAGCGGGCCATCCGAAACGCCTTTGCCACGAATCCACTCATCGAACTCTACGGCTACCCGGGCTGCAACCATGCGTTCGCTCGCCCCAACGGGAGCCATTACGATCCCGTCGCCGCACCGCTGGCCAATGCCCGCACTGCGGCGTTTTTCAAGCAGTACCTTTAAGGAGTAATCATGCAAGCATTTCCTGCCATCGCCCGCGTCAGTCCTGTAGACGCCGCAGACCGCGCCAGTGCCGTCGATTTCGTCAACCGTGTCAACTGGCTATTTGAGACTTGGGATGTGGAGGGTATGATCGACGCCTTCACACCCGACGCTGTGGCCTACCACTTCCACGGTACCATCAGTGGTCATGCCGAAATCCGCCATTTCTTTGAACACGACTACCCTTACCTGATTCCAGGTGTCAGCCGGCATGCAACCAATCATATCGTTGATGTGGATGGCGATGGCGTGCAGGTGCGCTACCACAATCTGCTGGTGCGCCATGCCTTGCCACAGGATGCGCCAGCGCTCGGGGCTGGACAGGTAATGACCAGCTATGACGGTCTGCCAGCCATATGGTTGTATTCGCCAATGCGCGACCGCCTGGTACGTACGCCAGAGGGCTGGAAAATCTTCGAACGTTACATCGGCGGCTCGACCACCAACGACGCGCTGACCCCAGCCGATACCACAGCAGCAGCCTTTGAAGGACTGATGCCAGTACTTCCTGATTGAACATTGAAGGAGAAGAGCGTGAACGTCATTAAACCTATGCCGTCAAACTTTGTACCAACCTTTGCAGTGCAGGATAAGCCAACAATGGCGCAGTTTGACGCATCAAACGCGCCTGTCCTGAGAGCGGTCTCATCCTCAGAAACCGAGACGGCGCCCTCGCGCGTAGTTGACCACAAGAGCACGGATAGCGCACACAAGGAACCTAGCCACGAGGAGCTCTTGCAAGATCTGTTCGCCCAATTGGCGAACGCATCCGGCAACGAGGTCTAAAAAAGAAGAGGAGTCCTGCGGGACTCCTCTTTGCTTATTGCCCGCTGCGGTTTTTCACACTTGGGCGTTCGGCCACTTTTGCTTGCCATGCCTTCAATGCCGGATATTCATCCGTGACAGTGATGTTAAGGAACGCCGCATGCAATAGGGCAGCGTAGACCGTGATGTCGGCCATCGAAAACTGGTCGCCAGCCAGATACGGCGTCTTAGCCAGAATGCCATCGAAGTAGCGCAGGCCATTCTTGAATTTTTCCAGCTGCCGTTCGCCCCATTCCTTACGGCCGGCCCACTCCGGCGCCTTGAACGGCTGCAGTGCATCGCCCAGGCCAGGCGTGGCATAGTGGAAGTAGATTCCAATGCCATCGATCATCCAGTCATCAGCACGCTTTTGCATCATGTGGATCATGGCTTTTTCACGCGGAGTTTTACCAGTCAGGACAGGATCGGCATCCAGATTGTCCAAGTATTCAGTGATGGCCACACACTCGCTGATGTAGGTGCCGTCGTCCAACTCCAGCACTGGTACCACGCCGTTCGGATTCTTTGCCAGAAAAGCTGGTTGCTTGTGTTCAGCGGCAATCAGATTGACTGGTACGAATTGGAACAACTGCTCCAGGCCTTTTTCGGCCAGAACGATGCGAATGCGGGCTGGGTTAGGAAAGCCCGGGGTATCATAAATTTTCATATTTTGCTTTCGGTATGTCTACCTCTCGGTAGATAGATTAAAATAGCCGAAAGAAAGACGTACTCTGAATTTGTCTATCTATCGATAGGTAGATATTATTCCGGAGGCTTTGTGTCGTCAAGCAAAATTTTTCAAGGATCAGGTATGGCAAGTGATAAAAAACAAGAAGTGATGTTGGCGGCACGGTTAATGGTCCAGGCGCAGGGCTACAATGCTTTAAGCTTCCGCGACTTGGCCGAAGCCGTCGGCGTCAAGAGTTCTAGCATCCATTATTACTTCCCCACCAAGGGAGACCTTGGCGCCGCGCTAGCACGCCAATACACCGATGAATTCATGGAATACTTGAACAGCCTAGTTGAGCAGGGGCTGGACTGGCACACTTGCGTAGCTAAATACGCTGAAGTGTTCCGTGACACGCTGCTGCGCGAGAATCGCATGTGCATGGCCGGGGTGCTGGCTGCCGAGCGTCCGAGCCTGGCACCTGAAGTAAAGGCGGAGGTGGAGCGTTTTACCGAGCATATCGTTGGTTGGTTGGCGCGAGTAGTGAAGCTCGGTCATCCGAGAATGGGTGACGAGGCCGTGAAAGGCCGCGCTTTTGCGATTTTCTCTGCGATTGAAGGCGCTCAGTTGGTCGCACGTGGTTGCGACGACGTGAAGGTATTCGATAGTACCTTGATCGCTTACAAGGCCGCAGGACTGTTGCCCTAAGATTTTCCGTTTATCCGCTGGCGACGGCCAAGCTGGTCGCAACATGCGCTTGACTGGGCGATACAACGCAGCCGTTCGAATTTTCTCTCAATGAGGATTTGAAATATGACCACTTCTGAACTCAGGCCTCGTGTGTTTATTGCTGAGCTCATTCAACCCGGTGATATCGTCATGACGACGACTCCGGGTATAGTCAGCAAAACTATCCGTGTTTTTACCGGCGTGGACATTTCTCATGCCATGATCTGCGTTGCCAAGTCGTGCGTGATTGATTCAACTAGCGATGGCGTACATGCACGCAATCTCGAAAGACTAATTCTCGAACCAGGGTGTGCTGGCCATGTGCTCCGGCCGGTGAAGCCACTGACTTTTGACCAATTGCACGCCATCACCTCGTACGCACGAGCTGCCGTCGGCACTCGTTACTCCATGGCTAGCGCCGCCCAGAGCGTGCTGGCTGGCTTTTATGCTGGACGCCGGCAATTTTGTTCACGCCTGGTAGCCCAAGCTTATCGCAATGCTGGTGCCGATCTTGTACCTGATGCAGATTTTTGCCATCCAGGAGAGTTACTAAAGAGTGCGGCTCTTGTTGAGATCTCTGATGTACTCAGAGATCTTAGTACCGAGGAGGAAGAGGATCGGCGTGAGGACATTGATAATGTTCAGGCCATGCGTAGTTCAACCAATGCGCTGCTTT from Duganella dendranthematis encodes:
- a CDS encoding alpha/beta fold hydrolase encodes the protein MTTKSTTSSRRTLLGTLAGMAAVTGLAAAVKPAEAAAPAKAAVTSRLTSNTLTLNDGTTLYYKDWGSGPAVVFSHGYPLSADAWEYQMLFLMQQGFRVIAFDRRGFGRSSQPASGYDYDTFADDLAALINALNLKQVTLVGHSMGGGEVARYIGRHGEQRVAKVALVAAVTPFLLQTSDNPTGAPKALFDTFRAAVQADRSQWNKDVTMPYYSYNRAGAKVSEGVRDDYWRQGMNTGVLAAYHAITAFSETDFRADLKKITVPTLVVHGNDDQIVPFEISGKLSAQLVRNATLKVYEGGSHGLLITQKDQLNSDLLAFLRS
- a CDS encoding alpha/beta fold hydrolase gives rise to the protein MKQIWKPMGAIALAVAALTGAVSLSGCGSSDAVAATAPVEIKPTTVVLVHGAWADGSSWSKVIPILQQRGLKVVAVQLARKSLADDAATVSRAIAAQSGQVVLVGHSYGGAVITESGNDAKVAALVYVSAFAPGDGQSINDITKPFPAGAWQKGLVVDSAGYLTLDAPTFAASFAPDVAEGDRNVLTSVQGPIFNHVLDDKVTAAAWKTKPSWWVYGDADIIIPGAFQQAEAAQIKAHVSAISGASHVALISHPAEVASSIMGAVSSVGGL
- a CDS encoding AraC family transcriptional regulator codes for the protein MKEKTAAAISMISKACLTGHDADALVHAPSSEITGVPPIDPDMLSHVLTQVRLRGGAVYRAKLRAPWALRFPAGAAHFYYVEQGTAWVHLAGRTALSLEQGDLLMLPHRQDHVLSGGALMATDDIELVSRAHFGTNRHVLRAGKDGAVCRLIGGQFHFDGDAAAAVLAALPQALHLPGNGIDAPPWLDAITRFLLQEAHGGGPGSALMVSRLVDLLVIRMLRCWAESQVRLPGWIAGLSELRLGRALRAIHAEPHRPWTVQALAALAGMSRSAFAERFTAAVGQAPLQYAQHWKLTLAHDMLAQGVLVTQAAGRSGYASEAAFSRAFKSHFGYSPSTVRGQRA
- a CDS encoding dienelactone hydrolase family protein codes for the protein MIKSDYLKEHIMTDTLTIDVADGSFNCYVARPRGVALAPVIIVLQEIFGVNAGIRQIADEYAAQGYIAVAPDLFWRADPGLSLSEQQPGDWARGFALYSAYDRQQGVGDIAATVRTARTIAGASGKVGVTGYCLGGLMTYLTAARTDADAFVAYYGGATEDYAQEAGNVGMPLLYHLAEQDEYIGTEAQRAIRNAFATNPLIELYGYPGCNHAFARPNGSHYDPVAAPLANARTAAFFKQYL
- a CDS encoding nuclear transport factor 2 family protein; this encodes MQAFPAIARVSPVDAADRASAVDFVNRVNWLFETWDVEGMIDAFTPDAVAYHFHGTISGHAEIRHFFEHDYPYLIPGVSRHATNHIVDVDGDGVQVRYHNLLVRHALPQDAPALGAGQVMTSYDGLPAIWLYSPMRDRLVRTPEGWKIFERYIGGSTTNDALTPADTTAAAFEGLMPVLPD
- a CDS encoding glutathione S-transferase family protein, coding for MKIYDTPGFPNPARIRIVLAEKGLEQLFQFVPVNLIAAEHKQPAFLAKNPNGVVPVLELDDGTYISECVAITEYLDNLDADPVLTGKTPREKAMIHMMQKRADDWMIDGIGIYFHYATPGLGDALQPFKAPEWAGRKEWGERQLEKFKNGLRYFDGILAKTPYLAGDQFSMADITVYAALLHAAFLNITVTDEYPALKAWQAKVAERPSVKNRSGQ
- a CDS encoding TetR/AcrR family transcriptional regulator; this encodes MASDKKQEVMLAARLMVQAQGYNALSFRDLAEAVGVKSSSIHYYFPTKGDLGAALARQYTDEFMEYLNSLVEQGLDWHTCVAKYAEVFRDTLLRENRMCMAGVLAAERPSLAPEVKAEVERFTEHIVGWLARVVKLGHPRMGDEAVKGRAFAIFSAIEGAQLVARGCDDVKVFDSTLIAYKAAGLLP
- a CDS encoding YiiX/YebB-like N1pC/P60 family cysteine hydrolase, with amino-acid sequence MTTSELRPRVFIAELIQPGDIVMTTTPGIVSKTIRVFTGVDISHAMICVAKSCVIDSTSDGVHARNLERLILEPGCAGHVLRPVKPLTFDQLHAITSYARAAVGTRYSMASAAQSVLAGFYAGRRQFCSRLVAQAYRNAGADLVPDADFCHPGELLKSAALVEISDVLRDLSTEEEEDRREDIDNVQAMRSSTNALL